The Actinomycetota bacterium genomic interval CCGATTCGACGAGCGTCACTGGGCGGTCGAGGGAGCCAACGGGCTGGGGCGGATGCTCGCGGTCGGTCTGGTGTCGGCCGGAGAGCACGTGATCGACGTCCCGGCGACGCTCTCGGCTCGGATCCGCACGCTGGGCGGAACCCCGCACAAGAGCGATGCTCACGACGCTCGCTCAACAGCGCTGGCTGGCCGTCACCGTGACGACCTGCGACC includes:
- a CDS encoding IS110 family transposase, which produces MTVMIGIDPHKRTHTAVAIDERGKTLDELRLVADRSQVAKLLAWADRFDERHWAVEGANGLGRMLAVGLVSAGEHVIDVPATLSARIRTLGGTPHKSDAHDARSTALAGRHRDDLRP